The Clostridia bacterium genome window below encodes:
- a CDS encoding spore maturation protein A, with protein MLSFVWAGMILAAFVYSAFTGGLDALGASVISSAEKAVQLLLFLAAVIPFWSGIMNIASAAGVTRGAAKLLRPLLRRLFPRSFENDACAEAISMNVAANMIGVGSAATPFGLKAVAEMKERCGAEPDAEMIRFIVLNTASVQLIPTTVAALRGKYGSASPFDIVPAVLVCSVAALAAGLSAAEIFRRLSERRGLKGRKRVWLT; from the coding sequence TTCGTTTATTCCGCTTTCACCGGCGGGCTCGACGCGCTCGGCGCTTCGGTGATCTCTTCGGCGGAAAAGGCCGTTCAACTGCTGCTTTTTCTCGCGGCGGTAATTCCCTTCTGGAGCGGGATAATGAATATCGCCTCCGCCGCGGGAGTAACGAGGGGCGCGGCGAAGCTGCTGCGTCCGCTTCTGCGGCGGCTGTTTCCGCGTTCGTTCGAAAACGACGCCTGCGCCGAGGCGATCTCCATGAACGTGGCGGCGAATATGATAGGCGTCGGCAGCGCGGCGACGCCGTTCGGACTCAAGGCGGTCGCGGAGATGAAGGAGCGCTGCGGCGCGGAACCGGACGCCGAGATGATACGCTTCATCGTGCTGAACACCGCGTCAGTGCAGCTGATACCCACGACGGTCGCCGCGCTGCGCGGAAAGTACGGCTCGGCTTCGCCCTTCGACATCGTTCCCGCCGTGCTCGTATGCTCGGTCGCCGCGCTTGCCGCGGGACTGTCGGCCGCCGAGATTTTCAGACGGCTTTCTGAAAGACGCGGACTGAAAGGAAGGAAGCGCGTATGGCTTACGTAG
- a CDS encoding spore maturation protein, which produces MAYVGATLVPVFICVSVCAALLKKLDAFSLFTEGAKNGLRIAAHIAPSMLGLITAVNILSSSGALDALARLISPVTEAVGFPAEVLPLTLLRPVSGGGAVAVLENILAGCGPDSLAGRIASIVCGGGETTFYALAVYFGGAGVKKTSYAIPAALTADFTVSLVAAAVVRLGL; this is translated from the coding sequence ATGGCTTACGTAGGCGCGACACTCGTCCCCGTATTCATATGCGTATCCGTCTGCGCGGCACTTTTAAAAAAACTCGACGCTTTCTCTCTTTTCACGGAGGGGGCAAAAAACGGACTGCGTATAGCAGCGCATATCGCGCCGTCAATGCTCGGACTGATAACGGCGGTCAACATACTTTCCTCCTCCGGCGCGCTCGACGCGCTGGCGAGGTTGATTTCGCCGGTCACGGAAGCGGTCGGATTTCCGGCAGAGGTCCTCCCCCTGACGCTGCTCCGCCCCGTTTCCGGAGGCGGCGCCGTAGCGGTGCTCGAAAACATACTCGCCGGATGCGGCCCGGACTCATTAGCCGGAAGAATCGCAAGCATAGTTTGCGGAGGCGGAGAAACCACCTTTTACGCTCTCGCCGTTTATTTCGGCGGCGCGGGAGTGAAAAAGACCTCTTACGCGATACCGGCCGCGCTGACGGCGGACTTCACCGTTTCGCTTGTCGCCGCCGCAGTCGTTCGGCTCGGATTGTAA